In Acidobacteriota bacterium, one genomic interval encodes:
- a CDS encoding ABC transporter ATP-binding protein translates to MEAIRATNLTRRFGEVTAVDRLSLEVAEGEIFALVGPDGAGKTTTMRLLTAILDPTSGDAWVAGHHVVSDGEPLKHEIGYMSQRFGLYPDLTVAENLEFYADIYGVPRKGRAEKVARLLGFSNLTPFTTRLAGNLSGGMKQKLGLACALVHTPKVLFLDEPTNGVDPVSRRDFWRILYQLVRERVTIFVSTAYLDEAERASRVALIHQGRLLTVGAPAELKRLMPGAILEIRAAEPRQAAAVLREHLVADSVGLFGDRIHVVSRHPDRTLAEVGAILREARLTLTGSRPIEPQLEDVFIALVAGAGNRPAAGASDAQA, encoded by the coding sequence ATGGAGGCCATCAGGGCGACGAATCTCACACGACGCTTCGGCGAGGTGACGGCCGTCGACCGCCTCTCGCTCGAGGTCGCCGAGGGCGAGATCTTCGCCCTCGTGGGACCCGACGGTGCCGGGAAGACGACGACGATGCGGCTCTTGACGGCGATTCTGGACCCGACCTCCGGTGACGCCTGGGTCGCCGGCCACCACGTCGTCAGCGACGGCGAGCCTCTGAAGCACGAGATTGGTTACATGAGCCAGCGCTTCGGCCTCTATCCCGACCTCACCGTGGCCGAGAACCTCGAGTTCTATGCCGACATCTACGGGGTTCCGCGCAAGGGCCGGGCGGAGAAGGTCGCGCGCCTGCTCGGCTTCAGCAACCTCACGCCCTTCACGACACGGCTGGCGGGCAACCTGTCGGGCGGCATGAAACAGAAACTGGGCCTCGCCTGCGCCCTCGTGCACACGCCGAAGGTGCTGTTTCTCGACGAACCGACCAACGGCGTCGATCCGGTATCGCGGCGCGACTTCTGGCGCATCCTCTACCAGCTCGTCCGAGAGCGCGTCACGATCTTCGTGTCCACGGCTTATCTGGACGAAGCGGAGCGCGCCAGCCGGGTCGCGCTCATTCATCAGGGCCGCCTGCTGACCGTCGGCGCGCCGGCCGAACTCAAGCGCCTGATGCCCGGCGCCATTCTCGAGATCCGCGCGGCGGAGCCGCGGCAAGCCGCAGCGGTACTCCGGGAGCATCTCGTTGCCGACTCGGTGGGCCTCTTCGGCGACCGCATCCACGTGGTGTCGCGCCATCCGGATCGCACGCTCGCCGAGGTCGGCGCCATCCTTCGAGAGGCCAGGCTGACGCTCACCGGCAGCCGGCCGATCGAGCCGCAGCTCGAAGACGTCTTCATTGCGCTGGTGGCCGGTGCCGGGAACCGGCCCGCCGCAGGAGCATCCGATGCCCAGGCATGA
- a CDS encoding ABC transporter ATP-binding protein, with translation MPRHDNAGALLTPPRDALVRNTKSAAVVAHDLERRFGSFVAVNKVSFEVARGEIFGFLGPNGAGKSTTIRMLSGILAPTGGSGTVAGFDIRTETERIKARIGYMSQKFSLYEDLTVEENIDFYSGIYQVPARLKADRKAWVLRMAGLTEHRRSRTGLLSAGWKQRLALGCAVVHEPEIVFLDEPTSGVDPISRRQFWDLIYDLTAKGVTVFVTTHYMDEAEYCDRLALVYRGEIIAMDTPEALKTRLMREDVLEVLCDAPQDVMSDIEALPGVKETALFGRGLHVVAADGASAAAEIRSLFASRGRGDAAVERIVPSLEDVFVSLIEARDEADRRRQENRP, from the coding sequence ATGCCCAGGCATGACAACGCCGGCGCCTTGTTGACGCCGCCACGGGACGCGCTCGTCCGGAACACGAAATCGGCCGCGGTCGTCGCGCACGACCTGGAGCGCCGCTTCGGCTCGTTCGTCGCCGTCAACAAGGTCAGCTTCGAAGTGGCGCGCGGCGAAATCTTCGGCTTCCTCGGGCCGAACGGCGCAGGCAAGTCGACCACCATCCGCATGCTCAGCGGGATTCTGGCGCCAACCGGCGGTTCCGGCACCGTCGCAGGCTTCGACATCCGCACCGAGACCGAGAGGATCAAGGCGCGCATCGGCTACATGAGCCAGAAGTTCTCGCTCTACGAGGATCTCACGGTCGAAGAGAACATCGACTTCTACAGCGGCATCTACCAGGTACCCGCCAGGCTGAAAGCCGATCGCAAGGCGTGGGTGCTGCGGATGGCCGGCCTCACCGAACATCGCCGATCGCGAACCGGTCTGCTGTCGGCGGGCTGGAAGCAGCGCCTGGCGCTGGGGTGCGCGGTCGTGCACGAACCGGAGATCGTCTTTCTCGACGAGCCAACTTCCGGCGTCGACCCGATCAGCCGCCGCCAGTTTTGGGACCTGATCTACGACCTGACCGCCAAGGGCGTCACCGTGTTCGTGACGACGCACTATATGGACGAAGCCGAGTACTGCGATCGGCTGGCGCTCGTCTACCGCGGCGAGATTATCGCGATGGACACGCCCGAGGCGCTCAAGACCCGTCTCATGCGCGAGGACGTGCTCGAGGTCCTGTGCGATGCGCCCCAGGACGTGATGAGCGACATCGAAGCGCTCCCCGGCGTGAAGGAGACGGCGCTCTTCGGGAGGGGTCTGCACGTCGTCGCGGCCGACGGCGCGTCCGCCGCCGCGGAGATCCGCAGTCTCTTCGCCAGCCGGGGCCGCGGGGACGCCGCCGTCGAGCGGATCGTGCCCTCGCTCGAAGACGTCTTCGTCTCGCTCATCGAGGCCCGCGACGAGGCGGATCGCCGCCGTCAGGAGAACCGGCCATGA
- a CDS encoding ABC transporter permease, whose product MNAMRTWAVARKEILHIRRDPRSLAMAIAIPMLLLLLFGYALTLDVDNVPMVVWDQSGSPASRTLLSHFTGSRYFSVRGPATSYHELERAIDTREALIALVIPADFAARVTNPTAPPVQIIVDGSDSNTATMAIGYANQAVQAYAQDLTIREIRRTTGRTVSVPLDVRPRVWFNTDMESKNYIIPGLIAVIMMVIAALLTSLTIAREWERGTMEQIISTPIKGQELIAGKLLPYFALGMLDVLLAVLMGQFLFHVPLRGNVPLLFGVAAIFLAGSLSLGMLISIATKNQLLASQLAMVLTFLPSFLLSGFMYAIANMPPAIQAVTYLVPSRYFVELLKGIYLKGVGLDVLGLDVVLLTVFGIAMAGLANVKFRKKLV is encoded by the coding sequence ATGAACGCGATGCGGACCTGGGCCGTCGCCCGCAAGGAAATCCTCCACATCCGGCGGGACCCGCGGAGCCTCGCGATGGCGATCGCCATTCCGATGCTGCTGCTCCTGTTGTTCGGCTACGCGCTGACGCTCGACGTGGACAACGTCCCGATGGTCGTCTGGGACCAGAGCGGATCGCCGGCCAGCCGGACGCTTCTCAGCCATTTCACGGGTTCCCGGTACTTCTCCGTGCGGGGACCGGCCACCAGCTACCACGAACTCGAACGGGCCATCGATACCCGCGAGGCGCTGATCGCCCTGGTGATTCCCGCCGACTTCGCCGCTCGTGTCACGAACCCGACTGCGCCGCCCGTCCAGATCATCGTCGACGGGAGCGATTCCAACACGGCGACGATGGCCATCGGGTACGCCAACCAGGCCGTGCAGGCCTACGCCCAGGACCTCACGATCCGGGAGATCCGCCGGACGACCGGCCGCACGGTGTCCGTCCCGCTCGACGTCCGTCCGCGGGTGTGGTTCAACACCGACATGGAGTCGAAGAACTACATCATTCCGGGCCTGATCGCCGTGATCATGATGGTGATTGCGGCGTTGCTCACCTCGCTGACCATCGCCCGGGAATGGGAGCGCGGGACGATGGAGCAGATCATCTCGACGCCGATCAAGGGACAGGAACTGATCGCCGGAAAGCTCCTGCCGTACTTCGCGCTGGGGATGCTCGACGTCCTGCTCGCCGTGCTAATGGGACAGTTCCTGTTTCACGTGCCGCTGCGGGGCAATGTGCCCCTGCTCTTCGGGGTCGCCGCCATCTTCCTGGCGGGCTCCCTCTCTCTGGGGATGCTGATCAGCATCGCCACGAAGAACCAGTTGCTGGCGAGCCAGCTGGCGATGGTGCTCACGTTCCTGCCGTCGTTCCTCCTGTCGGGGTTCATGTACGCCATCGCCAACATGCCGCCGGCGATACAGGCGGTCACCTACCTCGTCCCGTCCCGGTACTTCGTCGAACTGCTCAAGGGCATCTATCTCAAGGGTGTCGGCCTCGACGTCCTCGGCCTCGACGTGGTCCTGCTGACGGTCTTCGGGATCGCCATGGCGGGCCTGGCCAACGTGAAGTTCAGGAAGAAGCTGGTGTAG
- a CDS encoding ABC transporter permease — protein sequence MLERIWRMLVKEFIQILRDPRMKGVIFLMPIVQSLVFGYAVTTDVRDVKTAVYDLDSSAASRDLVSRFVRSGYFQVVARVGNDHAAQELVDRGEVSTVLRINRGFEDGLRAGRTEELQVIVDGTDSNTAGIVLVYAGRIAGEFSNQVLAARLSRAGGGRADTRRVEAETRAWFNENLESRNFYVPGVIAIIVMLVTLMLTSMAVVREKEIGTMEQIIVTPITPVEFILGKTVPFALVGFADVLLVTLIGVGWFGIPIRGSLPLLLLATALYLMTTLGIGLFVSTVSETQQQAMMTTFFFYLPAVLLSGFMFPIANMPVVVQWLTYLNPLRYFLVVIRGVFLKGVGVDILWPQLVGLAVMGVLTLWMASTRFKKTVA from the coding sequence ATGCTCGAGCGAATCTGGCGGATGCTCGTGAAGGAATTCATCCAGATCCTCCGGGATCCTCGGATGAAGGGCGTGATCTTTCTCATGCCGATCGTTCAGTCCCTGGTGTTCGGGTATGCCGTCACCACCGATGTCCGGGACGTCAAGACCGCCGTGTACGACCTCGACAGCAGCGCGGCCAGCCGCGACCTCGTCAGCCGGTTCGTAAGGTCCGGTTACTTCCAGGTCGTTGCCCGCGTCGGGAACGACCATGCCGCCCAGGAACTGGTCGACCGCGGCGAGGTGTCGACCGTGCTGAGGATTAACCGCGGATTCGAAGACGGCCTGCGGGCCGGCCGGACCGAAGAGCTTCAGGTCATCGTCGACGGCACGGACTCGAACACGGCCGGCATCGTGCTCGTCTACGCCGGCCGGATCGCCGGGGAGTTCTCGAACCAGGTGCTGGCGGCCCGCCTGAGCCGCGCCGGCGGCGGGCGGGCCGACACCCGTCGGGTGGAGGCGGAGACGCGCGCCTGGTTCAACGAGAACCTCGAGAGCCGGAACTTCTACGTGCCTGGCGTCATCGCCATCATCGTGATGCTCGTCACCCTGATGCTGACCAGCATGGCCGTCGTCCGCGAAAAGGAGATCGGGACGATGGAGCAGATCATCGTGACGCCGATCACGCCTGTCGAGTTCATCCTCGGCAAGACCGTCCCGTTCGCCCTCGTCGGGTTCGCCGACGTGCTGCTGGTGACCCTGATCGGTGTCGGCTGGTTCGGCATTCCGATTCGCGGGTCCCTGCCGCTGCTGCTGCTGGCCACAGCCCTGTACCTGATGACGACGCTGGGCATCGGGCTCTTTGTCTCGACCGTCAGCGAGACGCAGCAACAGGCCATGATGACCACGTTCTTCTTCTACCTGCCGGCCGTGCTCCTGTCGGGCTTCATGTTTCCCATCGCGAACATGCCGGTGGTCGTGCAGTGGCTCACGTATCTCAACCCGCTGCGGTACTTCCTCGTCGTCATCCGCGGCGTGTTCCTGAAGGGCGTCGGCGTCGACATCCTGTGGCCGCAACTGGTCGGCCTCGCCGTGATGGGCGTGCTGACGCTGTGGATGGCGTCGACGCGGTTCAAGAAGACCGTGGCCTGA
- a CDS encoding TolC family protein, which produces MLQRNIRRPRSRRAGAAMVVMICGMATAVPSRSAAQEPGGPLTLEAATRIALDRNPADRAAREGVAIAREAVGEARAPYYPEVGVASGYARWERHAYLPSGFSSPNLASTIGPTNDWFAGLTGSYLLFDGGQRAAELRAAMARQAGATDEAARIRQDLVLAVHRAYFGLGGALDARVVADENLARAEDHLRLARERRAAGAVAGADVIRAQVDVADARLRLVRAQSLIRVGAGQLNSVMGLPVETPVTLTADREPVAPPDDVDLPAALRDAIQARPVLEAARQRVSAAASAVEATQSVFRPKIRTDWGYGLRDSEFFPRDPDWSVGVSVRWSLFNGYATEHRVARARLEQAKDQAELAGLELIVRNEAWSAYWKLKESFEAIEAAAVLVTGARDSVRVATERYAAGAGTVTEMLDAEAALARAEAARVEAQWGHRVARSTFAWATGHLAVPATPDNAPPTSARGRSWQ; this is translated from the coding sequence ATGCTACAGAGAAACATACGCCGGCCGCGTTCTCGGCGGGCCGGCGCGGCGATGGTGGTGATGATCTGCGGCATGGCGACAGCCGTGCCCTCGAGGTCCGCGGCTCAAGAGCCCGGCGGCCCGCTCACGCTCGAGGCCGCCACCAGGATTGCGCTGGACCGGAACCCGGCCGACCGCGCCGCCCGGGAGGGCGTGGCCATCGCCCGGGAAGCGGTCGGCGAGGCGCGCGCCCCGTACTATCCGGAAGTGGGCGTGGCTTCCGGGTACGCCCGCTGGGAACGCCACGCGTATCTGCCCAGCGGGTTCTCCAGTCCCAATCTCGCATCGACCATCGGTCCGACCAACGACTGGTTTGCCGGGCTGACCGGGAGCTACCTGCTGTTCGACGGCGGCCAGCGGGCGGCTGAACTGCGCGCGGCAATGGCGCGGCAGGCCGGTGCGACCGACGAGGCGGCCCGGATTCGCCAGGACCTCGTGCTGGCCGTGCACCGGGCGTATTTTGGCCTCGGTGGCGCCCTTGACGCACGCGTGGTGGCGGATGAGAACCTGGCGAGGGCGGAAGACCACCTGCGGCTGGCGCGTGAGCGGCGCGCCGCGGGAGCCGTCGCCGGGGCGGATGTCATCCGGGCGCAGGTGGACGTCGCCGACGCGCGGCTGCGCCTGGTCCGGGCGCAAAGCCTGATTCGGGTTGGGGCCGGACAGCTCAACAGCGTCATGGGACTCCCCGTCGAGACGCCCGTCACCCTGACCGCCGACAGGGAACCCGTTGCTCCGCCAGACGATGTCGATCTGCCGGCGGCGTTGCGCGACGCGATTCAAGCCCGGCCCGTGCTCGAAGCCGCCCGTCAGCGGGTCAGCGCGGCCGCGTCCGCGGTCGAGGCCACCCAGAGCGTCTTTCGGCCGAAGATCCGTACCGATTGGGGCTACGGCCTGCGCGACAGCGAGTTCTTCCCGCGGGATCCCGACTGGTCGGTCGGCGTCAGCGTGCGGTGGTCCCTGTTCAACGGCTACGCGACAGAGCATCGCGTGGCGCGCGCCCGCCTGGAACAGGCGAAGGACCAGGCCGAACTCGCGGGCCTGGAACTCATCGTCCGCAACGAGGCGTGGTCGGCGTACTGGAAGTTGAAGGAGTCGTTCGAGGCCATCGAGGCGGCAGCTGTTCTCGTGACGGGCGCTCGCGACAGTGTGCGGGTGGCGACCGAACGCTACGCCGCCGGCGCCGGGACCGTGACCGAGATGCTCGATGCCGAGGCGGCCCTCGCCCGGGCTGAAGCTGCGCGCGTCGAGGCGCAGTGGGGCCACCGCGTGGCGCGGTCGACCTTCGCATGGGCGACCGGCCATTTGGCCGTCCCGGCCACGCCGGACAACGCGCCGCCGACCAGCGCGCGTGGCCGGTCTTGGCAATAG
- a CDS encoding cbb3-type cytochrome c oxidase subunit I, whose amino-acid sequence MSFIHTLVHGEQASFKPATLTPMQKMILRFIVVGLVYYGFAVVEGMIMRLYEVGPVPTVSTEQFFAIMTAHPLVGIFGSSYSIVFGAFLFLVPFLMKKPLWSIPLANWTCGLLAVGTFTFWFAGFLTHYAPLYTLYWPLPADFTQFSLWGGIFFITGIALVMVGTSCFVVNIFKTITYTPDGWDKQPVGALLGSALGLSGLQAFFSRKKTEHLVSLPVAAIARGTVDTALNAAVILFTGVLILVYMIAAVFGYDLKHSAIDALLYKNWFWWGLDLVADGLVLIFVAGTWYLLATLITGKKLYMENVARAALFVELVVSWTVWSHHLMSDQAQPEMLKTVSGEMVTAFELITQGLAFFITLVTLWSARPLKMTHPLKFLLGGLLGFALAVPAGIMQADLGLNRILHNTQWIVGPHVHVAVLVGLTMTLYSAIYLLFPIVTNGAKLYSDKLAVFHFWAHLIGGVGMGAFMGMAGLQGMLRRSLYVNGEFNVYMVLAALSGSLLLLAFLAFFYNIVMSLGLKGVLLIFTPSKLDTKEPVPVN is encoded by the coding sequence ATGAGCTTCATTCATACCCTCGTCCACGGCGAGCAGGCGTCGTTCAAACCCGCCACGCTCACGCCGATGCAGAAGATGATTCTCCGCTTCATTGTCGTCGGCCTCGTGTACTACGGCTTCGCGGTCGTCGAAGGGATGATCATGCGGCTGTACGAGGTCGGACCGGTCCCGACGGTGTCGACCGAGCAGTTCTTCGCCATCATGACGGCCCATCCCCTGGTCGGGATCTTCGGGTCAAGCTACTCGATTGTATTCGGCGCGTTCCTCTTCCTCGTGCCCTTCCTGATGAAGAAGCCCCTGTGGAGCATCCCGCTGGCCAACTGGACGTGCGGACTCCTGGCCGTCGGGACCTTCACCTTCTGGTTCGCCGGCTTCCTGACCCACTACGCGCCGCTCTACACGCTGTACTGGCCGCTCCCGGCGGACTTCACGCAGTTCAGCCTCTGGGGCGGGATCTTCTTCATTACCGGCATCGCGCTCGTCATGGTCGGGACCTCGTGCTTCGTCGTCAACATCTTCAAGACGATCACCTACACCCCGGACGGATGGGACAAGCAGCCCGTCGGCGCGCTCCTCGGATCGGCTCTCGGCCTGAGCGGGCTGCAGGCGTTCTTCTCCAGGAAGAAGACGGAACATCTGGTCTCGCTCCCGGTTGCCGCGATCGCGCGCGGAACCGTCGACACCGCGCTCAACGCCGCCGTCATCTTGTTCACCGGCGTGCTCATTCTCGTGTACATGATCGCCGCCGTGTTCGGCTACGATCTGAAACACAGCGCGATCGACGCGCTGCTCTACAAGAACTGGTTCTGGTGGGGGCTGGACCTTGTTGCGGACGGCCTCGTGCTGATCTTCGTGGCGGGCACGTGGTACCTCCTCGCCACGCTCATCACGGGCAAGAAGCTCTACATGGAGAATGTCGCCCGTGCTGCCCTGTTCGTTGAACTGGTGGTGTCGTGGACCGTCTGGTCCCATCACCTGATGTCGGACCAGGCGCAGCCCGAGATGCTCAAGACGGTGTCCGGCGAGATGGTGACGGCGTTCGAACTGATCACGCAGGGGCTCGCCTTCTTCATCACGCTCGTCACGTTGTGGAGCGCCAGGCCGCTGAAGATGACGCACCCGCTCAAGTTCCTACTGGGCGGTCTGCTTGGTTTCGCGCTGGCTGTTCCAGCGGGCATCATGCAGGCGGACCTGGGATTGAACCGGATCCTCCACAACACGCAGTGGATCGTGGGTCCGCACGTGCACGTCGCCGTGCTCGTCGGATTGACGATGACCCTCTATTCGGCCATCTACCTGCTCTTCCCAATCGTGACCAACGGCGCGAAACTCTACAGCGACAAGCTCGCCGTGTTCCATTTCTGGGCCCACCTGATCGGCGGCGTCGGCATGGGCGCGTTCATGGGCATGGCGGGATTGCAGGGCATGCTGCGACGTTCGCTGTACGTGAACGGCGAGTTCAACGTCTACATGGTCCTCGCGGCGCTCTCCGGATCGCTGTTGCTGCTCGCGTTCCTGGCGTTCTTCTACAACATTGTCATGAGCCTCGGGCTGAAGGGTGTCCTCTTGATATTCACGCCATCGAAGCTCGACACCAAGGAGCCCGTGCCGGTCAACTGA
- a CDS encoding cytochrome C oxidase subunit II: MVDSSTVLWGQTLAYTFYVLAMTLVMAWFANRVTQEGKSSGVKPVLFYSFVAFLVVVGFSLHLITYYTIPWKSMDMHRATITPDKVFNIDVASHAFQLPSEKLLIACNDKVLFNVTSNDLTYGFGLFRQDHSMLFQMQVVPGHRNDILWQFDRPGVYTIRSTEYSGPAGINMILKDVVVVSCDHNGAN; this comes from the coding sequence ATGGTTGATTCGTCGACCGTCCTCTGGGGGCAGACGCTGGCCTACACGTTCTATGTCCTCGCCATGACGCTGGTGATGGCCTGGTTCGCGAACCGAGTGACGCAGGAAGGGAAGAGCAGCGGCGTGAAGCCTGTGCTCTTTTATTCGTTCGTCGCCTTCCTCGTCGTCGTTGGCTTCTCGCTGCATCTGATCACCTACTACACCATTCCGTGGAAGTCGATGGACATGCACCGGGCGACCATCACGCCGGACAAGGTGTTTAACATCGATGTGGCGTCACACGCGTTCCAGTTGCCATCGGAGAAGCTCCTTATCGCCTGCAACGACAAGGTGCTCTTCAATGTCACGTCGAACGACTTGACGTACGGATTCGGCCTGTTCCGCCAGGACCACTCGATGCTGTTTCAGATGCAGGTGGTGCCAGGACACCGGAATGACATCCTGTGGCAGTTCGATAGGCCCGGTGTGTACACCATCCGTTCCACGGAGTACTCCGGCCCCGCGGGGATCAACATGATCCTGAAGGACGTCGTCGTCGTGTCGTGCGACCACAACGGCGCCAACTGA
- a CDS encoding L-serine ammonia-lyase, iron-sulfur-dependent, subunit alpha: protein MRAGPRVSRVSILNDVLGPVMRGPSSSHTAGSYHIAKLAAALLGAVPAAVEFAFDPDGSYAQVYRQQGVDRALAVGVMGWSLTDDRYFAALDLAAAGGIEIRFAVRPLATPDHPNTIEIAMRGADGGRLAARARSIGGGAIEIVELDGWPVRLTGDAHEVLVDSRLAVAGAVVATLVADGQGAGDPEILERDGRALVVAHRLAAIDQHTRAALAELGRDVRVREAPPLAFVKRGQQLFESAAGMLTLAESKGWSLGQAALAYETALLGLQEQDIVDEVLRRFDIMQAAVHLGLDKDAPPMQVLAPSARAIFDADAAGRLPLGGLHTRAAARAMAVMHVNGAMGVVCAAPTGGSAGAVPGVVVTLAEERGLSRDRVAMALLAASAIGVILATRATFAAEVAGCQVEIGAAGAMAAAAVVEAAGGTAAQAANAAAIAFQNSMGSVCDLVGGIVEIPCHTRNAVAASSAFVCADLVVGGYVNPIPLDDTIDAVYSVGQMMPSELRCTAKGGLAVTPSALRLVSTARAVQQ, encoded by the coding sequence ATGCGTGCAGGTCCTCGTGTCAGTCGCGTCAGCATCCTCAACGATGTGCTCGGCCCGGTGATGCGCGGGCCGTCGAGCTCACATACCGCCGGCTCGTATCACATTGCGAAACTGGCGGCCGCGCTGCTGGGCGCGGTGCCAGCGGCGGTCGAATTCGCCTTCGACCCAGACGGGTCGTACGCGCAGGTCTACCGGCAGCAGGGCGTCGACCGGGCACTGGCCGTTGGTGTGATGGGCTGGAGCCTGACCGACGATCGGTACTTTGCGGCGCTCGACCTGGCCGCCGCGGGCGGCATCGAGATCCGGTTCGCCGTCCGGCCCCTCGCAACGCCCGATCACCCGAACACGATCGAGATCGCGATGCGCGGCGCGGACGGGGGGCGGCTGGCCGCGCGCGCCCGCTCGATTGGCGGAGGCGCCATTGAGATCGTCGAACTGGATGGATGGCCGGTTCGGCTGACCGGAGACGCCCACGAGGTCCTGGTAGACAGCCGACTCGCGGTTGCCGGCGCTGTCGTTGCGACGCTCGTGGCCGATGGGCAAGGAGCCGGTGATCCCGAGATCCTGGAGCGGGACGGGCGTGCGCTGGTCGTCGCGCACAGGCTCGCCGCGATCGACCAGCACACACGGGCGGCGCTGGCGGAGCTTGGCAGAGACGTGCGCGTGCGTGAGGCGCCGCCCCTCGCGTTCGTCAAACGGGGCCAGCAGTTGTTCGAGAGCGCGGCCGGAATGCTGACGCTGGCTGAGTCGAAGGGCTGGTCGCTTGGTCAGGCCGCGCTGGCCTACGAAACAGCATTGCTGGGGCTTCAAGAACAGGACATCGTCGACGAGGTCCTCCGCCGATTCGACATCATGCAGGCCGCGGTGCACCTTGGCCTCGACAAGGACGCGCCGCCGATGCAGGTGCTCGCCCCAAGCGCCCGCGCGATCTTCGACGCCGACGCCGCCGGGCGGTTGCCTCTTGGCGGCCTGCACACGCGGGCGGCGGCGCGGGCCATGGCCGTGATGCACGTCAACGGCGCGATGGGCGTCGTCTGCGCCGCGCCAACCGGAGGATCAGCGGGAGCGGTTCCGGGCGTCGTGGTGACCCTGGCAGAGGAGCGCGGGCTATCGAGGGATCGGGTTGCGATGGCGCTGCTGGCCGCTTCGGCCATCGGTGTCATCCTCGCGACGCGTGCCACGTTCGCCGCGGAAGTCGCCGGCTGCCAGGTGGAGATTGGCGCGGCCGGCGCCATGGCGGCCGCCGCGGTGGTCGAGGCGGCGGGCGGCACGGCAGCCCAGGCAGCCAACGCTGCGGCGATCGCGTTTCAGAATTCCATGGGATCGGTCTGCGATCTGGTGGGCGGGATAGTGGAAATTCCCTGTCACACGCGCAACGCGGTGGCCGCCTCCAGCGCCTTTGTCTGCGCGGACCTGGTCGTAGGCGGCTACGTGAATCCCATTCCCCTCGACGACACCATCGATGCGGTGTATTCGGTGGGGCAGATGATGCCGAGCGAACTGCGATGCACCGCGAAGGGCGGCCTGGCGGTCACGCCTTCGGCCTTGCGACTTGTCAGCACCGCCCGCGCCGTGCAACAGTAG